GGATAATTTTTATGTACTCATAATACCTATGGATGAAGAAACACCAAAGGGCAGGTATTTACGACCACAGGCGATGGTGGAAGAATATATTACGCGGAATTGGTCATATCCTGTTTCATTTCGTTTGAATTTAAAAAAAGCCCGTGGAACACAAAAAGAAAAAGATGAAGAATATTCACGATTTGTAAAATTTTTATCATCAATAAAACACAAACCTCATTGTATATTTACTGATTCTCAGGCTATAGATGTTATGGGCAAATGGTGTCCTGATGATATATTGCTCACTACGTTCTCTATAATAATGATTAATTATCAAAGTGATGGTCGTCTTAAAAAATTTATTGAAGGTGTACTGGTTTTAGAATCGTTGCCTGAGAATGCATCAGTTTTGATTGCTGAAGCCTGTAATCATAATAGAATTGCTGAGGATATTGGTACAGTACAGATACCTAAAATGTTGTATAACAAATATCCCAATATAAAAGTTGACCATGCATTGGGTAAGGTATATGTGGACGTGGAAGATATTAAAAAATATTCACTTATTATTCACTGTGGTGGCTGTATGATATCAAGGCAGGCAATGATTGCCCGATTACATGATTATGAAATTGCAGGAGTACCGTATACTAATTATGGAATTTTTTTATCGTACATGCAAGGTAAAAAAATATTTGAGAAAGTTTTAACTCCCTGGTTATTGAATAGTTAAACAAAAATTTTAAAATTTTGAATCTTCCATAAAAATAGAAAAGATTTTCCTTTAAGGTATAATTTTTTTGATTATACTAATTAAAATAATATAACTATTTTTTAGTATTATTTTCAATATAATATTTTTATTTAGTTATTATAAAATGAATAATAATGATATATTAGTAACACATATTGGTAAAAATGTTTATATTTAAGATTTTTTTATTGAAAATAATATTCTGTATAAAAGGATTGTACTAATTACACTTCATCATTGTTTTCTTAGTAACTATTATTAAAATTTTTATAATCACATTATCAATTAAATATTAAAAAGAGGTAATATGGCAAGCTTAGATGCGGTTGTTAAACAGGTTGTTTCAAAGTACAAAAACGACAAGACCCGTTTAATGGACATCATCACAGATGTGCAGTCCGAATTAGGGTGTGTGTCGGATGAGGCTGTTAGTCAGATTGCTAAGCTACTTGATTGTTCAAAGGTTGATGTTGAAGGAGTGATAACATTTTACCACTTCTTTACAAAAACCCCAAGAGGCAAGTACACAGTATATCTGAATAACAGTGCGGTTGCTAATATGAAAGGCCGAGCTGCAATTGCAAAAGCATTTGAAGATGCTGTTGGCTGCAGCTTTGGAAGAACAACTTCTGATGGCATTATTGGATTGTACGATACTTCTTGTATCGGAATGAACGATCAGGAGCCTGCTGCTATCATTAATGGTATTGTTTTTACAAACCTTACTCAGGATAAGGTAAAAGAGATAGTAGCCGGGATGAAAGCCGGAAAAGATGTGAAGGATCTTGTAAAAGAGTACGGTGATGGTGCAAATCAGTCCGATTTGATCCGTGCAATGGTAAAGAATAATATTATGCGTAAAGGCCCGGTACTCTTTGCACCGTATGATCAAGGTTCTGCAATTAAGGCTGCACTTTCTAAGAAACCGGAAGATGTCATTGAAGAAGTAAAAATTGCTAATCTGCGAGGAAGAGGCGGTGCGGGTTTCCCAACTGGTATGAAATGGGAATTTTGTAGAAAGGCTGAAGGTGCAAAGCATTATGTTATTTGCAACGCAGACGAAGGTGAACCGGGAACTTTCAAGGACCGCGTAATTTTAACCGAGTTGCCTCATATGTTATTTGAAGGCATGGCTATTGCAGGTTATGCCGTAGGGGCCAATGAAGGTATTATATACCTTAGAGCTGAATACCTGTATTTGAAGAAATACCTTGAAAAGGTACTGGAAGATTTACGTGCCAAAAATATTCTTGGCAAAAACATTGCAGGCAAAGGATTTGATTTTGATATCAGAATACAGATGGGTGCGGGAGCGTATGTATGCGGTGAGGAATCAGCACTCATTGAATCAGCAGAAGGCAAGCGTGGTGAACCACGTAATCGTCCACCATTTCCGGTACAAAAAGGTTACCTGGGTTATCCTACAACGGTAAATAATGTTGAAACATTGTGTTGTGCAGTTCGCATCATGTTAGAAGGCGGTGAATGGTTTGCCAAGATGGGTACTGCACAGTCTAAAGGAACAAAATTATTGAGTGTTTCTGGGGATTGTCAGAATCCAGGCATATACGAGGTTGAATTTGGCACAACTGTCAATACATTATTAGAAATGGTTGGTGGAAGAAATGCAAAGGCTGTTCAGGTTGGTGGTCCATCAGGTACATGCATTGGCAAGAAAGATTTTGGACGAAGAATCTGCTTTGATGATCTTGCTACTGGTGGTTCAATTATTATCATTGGCCCGGATCGCGATCTTTTTGAAATAGTCCATAATTTCATGGATTTCTTTGTGGAAGAATCCTGCGGCTGGTGTGTGCCCTGTAGAGCAGGTAATGTTATATTAAAGCAAAAATTAGAAAAGATAATGTCAGGGAAGGCATCCACAAAAGATATTCAGGAACTTGAAGATTGGTGTAAGATAGTGAAAGCTACCAGCCGTTGCGGTTTGGGACAAACATCACCAAATCCAATATATACAACTATCCAGAATTTCAGAGAAATGTATGAAGCAAAAGTAAAGAAGG
This region of Spirochaetota bacterium genomic DNA includes:
- a CDS encoding NAD(P)H-dependent oxidoreductase subunit E, translating into MASLDAVVKQVVSKYKNDKTRLMDIITDVQSELGCVSDEAVSQIAKLLDCSKVDVEGVITFYHFFTKTPRGKYTVYLNNSAVANMKGRAAIAKAFEDAVGCSFGRTTSDGIIGLYDTSCIGMNDQEPAAIINGIVFTNLTQDKVKEIVAGMKAGKDVKDLVKEYGDGANQSDLIRAMVKNNIMRKGPVLFAPYDQGSAIKAALSKKPEDVIEEVKIANLRGRGGAGFPTGMKWEFCRKAEGAKHYVICNADEGEPGTFKDRVILTELPHMLFEGMAIAGYAVGANEGIIYLRAEYLYLKKYLEKVLEDLRAKNILGKNIAGKGFDFDIRIQMGAGAYVCGEESALIESAEGKRGEPRNRPPFPVQKGYLGYPTTVNNVETLCCAVRIMLEGGEWFAKMGTAQSKGTKLLSVSGDCQNPGIYEVEFGTTVNTLLEMVGGRNAKAVQVGGPSGTCIGKKDFGRRICFDDLATGGSIIIIGPDRDLFEIVHNFMDFFVEESCGWCVPCRAGNVILKQKLEKIMSGKASTKDIQELEDWCKIVKATSRCGLGQTSPNPIYTTIQNFREMYEAKVKKDTDYVSTFDLLAAVEESCKAAGRIPKVEEH
- a CDS encoding GTPase, whose protein sequence is MSVVVERDIIGIFGCMNAGKSSVLNCIVQYEASIVDSTPGTTADTKEVLCEIHEIGPVKLLDTAGIDEGGLLGEKKRKKVYDNLKECDCVILVIDPSRNHYEYEKKLIDDARNLHKQILIVFNIFTGESREKINDIRNTIPALKFYDWIAIKANDTSYRNALIQFIVTHYRPKSKEAPLIPFLKKDNFYVLIIPMDEETPKGRYLRPQAMVEEYITRNWSYPVSFRLNLKKARGTQKEKDEEYSRFVKFLSSIKHKPHCIFTDSQAIDVMGKWCPDDILLTTFSIIMINYQSDGRLKKFIEGVLVLESLPENASVLIAEACNHNRIAEDIGTVQIPKMLYNKYPNIKVDHALGKVYVDVEDIKKYSLIIHCGGCMISRQAMIARLHDYEIAGVPYTNYGIFLSYMQGKKIFEKVLTPWLLNS